From Pseudorasbora parva isolate DD20220531a chromosome 25, ASM2467924v1, whole genome shotgun sequence, one genomic window encodes:
- the aqp9a gene encoding aquaporin-9a, with protein MKHHCAIKHSIFKEFLAEFLGTFVLVLFGCGSVAQTVLSRNTLGEPLTVHIGFSTGLMMGIYVSGGVSGGHLNPAVSLAMVILGKLKIWKFPIYVMAQMLGAFVGAAAVFGLYYDAFMEFTSGILSVTGINATGHIFASYPGRHLSVLGGFVDQVVGTGMLVLCILAIVDGRNIGAPKGVEPLAVGLILLGISVSMGLNCGYPLNPARDLGPRLFTAVAGWGMEVFSTADYWWWIPVAGPLVGGIVGAVIYFLLIELHHSNHNDKPHEEPEEEEDEEEDEEDSSLKDKYEMINMS; from the exons ATGAAGCATCACTGCGCCATCAAACACAGCATCTTTAAAGAGTTCCTGGCCGAGTTCCTCGGGACCTTCGTGCTGGTG TTGTTCGGCTGTGGGTCGGTGGCACAGACGGTGTTGAGCCGAAATACTCTGGGCGAGCCGCTGACCGTCCACATCGGCTTCAGCACCGGACTCATGATGGGCATCTACGTGTCCGGTGGAGTGTCGG GCGGTCACCTCAATCCGGCCGTGTCTCTGGCGATGGTGATCCTGGGGAAGCTGAAGATCTGGAAGTTCCCCATATATGTGATGGCGCAGATGCTCGGGGCGTTTGTCGGAGCGGCCGCAGTGTTCGGACTGTATTATG ATGCCTTTATGGAGTTCACCAGCGGCATCCTGTCGGTGACGGGGATCAACGCTACAGGACACATCTTTGCGTCGTATCCGGGGAGACACCTGAGCGTCCTGGGCGGTTTCGTGGATCAG GTGGTGGGAACGGGAATGCTGGTGCTGTGTATTCTGGCCATTGTGGATGGGAGGAACATTGGGGCTCCTAAAGGCGTGGAGCCTCTGGCTGTGGGTCTGATCCTGCTGGGCATCAGCGTGTCCATGGGGCTGAACTGTGGCTATCCTCTGAACCCCGCTCGAGACCTCGGCCCCAGACTCTTCACCGCCGTCGCCGGATGGGGCATGGAGGTCTTCAG cactGCAGATTACTGGTGGTGGATCCCTGTTGCCGGGCCTCTGGTGGGGGGTATAGTCGGTGCTGTGATCTACTTCCTGTTGATCGAGCTGCATCACTCCAACCACAACGACAAACCTCACGAAGAGCCTgaagaagaggaggatgaagaggaggatgaagaggACAGCAGCCTGAAAGACAAATACGAGATGATCAACATGAGCTAG